From Alcaligenes faecalis, the proteins below share one genomic window:
- the soxZ gene encoding thiosulfate oxidation carrier complex protein SoxZ, with product MSKPRIWISNAKPKAGEMVRVRALVEHRMESGLRLSKEGQVVPRNIIHEFKATFNGEPLFNWQPETAISQNPYIEFTFVARHSGALEMSWTDDQGAVITGQTELSISG from the coding sequence ATGAGTAAACCACGTATCTGGATCAGCAATGCCAAGCCCAAGGCGGGCGAAATGGTGCGCGTGCGCGCCTTGGTCGAGCACCGCATGGAAAGTGGCCTGCGCTTGAGCAAAGAAGGCCAGGTTGTGCCGCGCAACATCATCCACGAATTCAAGGCCACCTTTAACGGCGAGCCCTTGTTCAACTGGCAGCCGGAAACAGCGATATCCCAAAACCCGTACATTGAATTTACCTTTGTTGCACGACACTCCGGGGCTCTGGAGATGAGCTGGACGGACGATCAAGGTGCCGTCATTACCGGCCAGACGGAGCTGAGCATCAGCGGCTGA
- a CDS encoding cold-shock protein: MKTEIGIVKWFNSEKGFGFIVPENGGKDLFAHHSEIQGTGFKTLEENQRVSFIEGAGQKGPCATKIQIL; the protein is encoded by the coding sequence TTGAAGACAGAAATTGGTATTGTGAAGTGGTTCAACAGCGAAAAAGGCTTCGGATTCATCGTGCCGGAGAACGGCGGCAAGGATCTCTTCGCACACCACAGTGAAATTCAGGGAACCGGGTTCAAAACTTTGGAAGAGAACCAACGCGTTTCCTTCATCGAAGGTGCAGGCCAGAAAGGCCCATGCGCAACTAAAATCCAAATTCTTTGA
- a CDS encoding c-type cytochrome encodes MSLSLVGRLLIAPALLVASSATAPAWASSTLDIKTVANSCANCHGPDGRSTTIIPSLAGRPEAALLEQLRAFASDTPPAGTTIMSRLVKGYQDADLEALARHFSEISSTPRSVAEGR; translated from the coding sequence ATGTCCCTCTCTCTGGTAGGTCGTCTCCTTATCGCCCCCGCCTTGCTCGTGGCCAGCAGTGCCACCGCGCCGGCCTGGGCCAGTTCCACACTGGACATCAAAACGGTGGCCAACTCCTGTGCGAACTGTCACGGCCCGGATGGGCGTTCCACGACCATCATTCCCTCGCTGGCAGGCCGTCCCGAAGCCGCCTTGCTGGAGCAACTGCGCGCCTTTGCTTCGGACACACCTCCGGCAGGCACCACCATCATGAGTCGTCTGGTCAAAGGCTACCAGGACGCGGATCTGGAAGCCCTGGCACGTCATTTCTCTGAAATCTCCTCCACCCCTCGCAGCGTTGCGGAAGGACGTTAA
- a CDS encoding PepSY-associated TM helix domain-containing protein: protein MKESFRQCMAWLHTWVGLVVGWILFFVFVTGTAGYVDDEITRWMEPERPLPMQVLPEQSSQMLDQALTQLQAHAPAESKAWTIILPHQALNPRATQGLSIGWEEMPQPGQRARRGGEELDPVTGQIQTETEPRATAGGTGLYRMHYALHYIPYPVAIWLVGICTMLMLLAVITGVVTHKKIFTDFFTFRPGKGQRSWLDAHNIVSVMSLPFFLMITYTGLIFFMSIYMPTGREVMYGATEEGRQAYFQDLRQQKRDFLPVSAPQASLSEMMHSAEQAWGKNSIASVQITHPADSQAYVELRRTGVTGVYWTRAETLRFNALDGSAMEPENNSNVTGDTHRVLLALHEGVFAEWWLRWLYFISGLLGCAVIGTGLVLWTVKRRTQHQKRMAKAAALSVSKRFDAAGLRLVEILNAGTLAGLPLGLAAYFWANRLLPINMADRAAWEFHALFLVWGWSFLYASWRPLKRAWLELLYLTAAAYALIPVLNLLTTDRHLGVTVIHGDWGLAGFDLTMFGLAALFVYIAIKMKRKWHIASLPKKAAAPASLQTAGVNG from the coding sequence GTGAAAGAGTCATTTCGCCAATGTATGGCATGGCTGCATACCTGGGTCGGTCTGGTGGTGGGCTGGATCCTGTTTTTCGTCTTCGTCACCGGCACCGCAGGCTATGTAGACGATGAAATCACCCGCTGGATGGAGCCGGAGCGTCCCTTGCCCATGCAAGTCCTGCCCGAGCAATCCAGCCAGATGCTGGATCAGGCCCTGACGCAGCTGCAAGCGCATGCCCCGGCAGAATCCAAAGCCTGGACCATTATCCTGCCGCATCAAGCTCTGAACCCGCGTGCCACACAAGGGCTATCCATTGGCTGGGAAGAAATGCCCCAGCCCGGTCAACGCGCCCGTCGCGGAGGCGAGGAGCTGGACCCGGTCACCGGCCAGATTCAGACTGAAACCGAGCCCCGCGCCACGGCCGGTGGCACTGGCCTGTATCGCATGCATTACGCCCTGCACTACATCCCTTACCCGGTCGCTATCTGGCTGGTCGGTATCTGCACCATGCTGATGCTGCTGGCCGTGATTACAGGTGTGGTGACTCACAAGAAAATCTTTACCGACTTCTTCACTTTCAGACCCGGCAAGGGGCAGCGCTCCTGGCTGGACGCGCACAATATCGTCAGCGTGATGTCCCTGCCCTTTTTCCTGATGATTACCTACACGGGCCTGATCTTTTTCATGTCCATCTACATGCCGACCGGGCGAGAAGTCATGTACGGCGCGACGGAAGAAGGACGACAGGCTTACTTCCAGGACCTTCGCCAGCAAAAACGGGACTTCCTGCCCGTCAGCGCGCCGCAGGCCTCGCTAAGCGAGATGATGCATAGCGCTGAACAAGCCTGGGGCAAGAACAGCATTGCCTCGGTGCAGATTACGCATCCGGCAGATAGCCAGGCTTATGTAGAACTGCGTCGCACCGGCGTCACGGGCGTGTATTGGACCCGTGCCGAAACCCTGCGCTTTAACGCCCTCGACGGCAGTGCCATGGAGCCGGAGAACAATAGCAATGTCACCGGAGATACGCACCGCGTATTGCTGGCCTTGCACGAAGGTGTGTTTGCCGAATGGTGGTTGCGCTGGCTGTACTTTATTTCTGGTTTGCTGGGCTGCGCCGTTATTGGAACAGGCCTGGTGCTGTGGACCGTGAAGCGTCGCACCCAGCATCAAAAACGCATGGCCAAAGCCGCCGCGCTTAGCGTCTCCAAGCGCTTTGATGCCGCAGGCCTGCGTCTGGTGGAAATCCTGAATGCCGGCACCCTGGCCGGTTTGCCGCTAGGTCTGGCCGCCTACTTCTGGGCCAACCGCCTCTTGCCCATCAATATGGCTGACCGCGCCGCCTGGGAGTTCCATGCTCTGTTCCTGGTCTGGGGCTGGTCCTTCCTGTATGCCTCCTGGCGACCCTTGAAGCGCGCCTGGCTGGAACTGCTGTACCTGACAGCCGCCGCCTACGCCCTGATTCCTGTCCTGAACCTGCTGACTACTGACCGTCACCTGGGTGTCACCGTCATTCATGGCGACTGGGGCCTGGCAGGCTTTGACCTGACCATGTTTGGCCTGGCCGCCCTCTTTGTCTATATCGCCATCAAAATGAAACGCAAATGGCACATTGCCAGCCTGCCTAAAAAAGCCGCTGCCCCGGCCAGCTTGCAAACTGCGGGAGTGAACGGATGA
- a CDS encoding ATP-binding protein, producing MSLRLRLLLVIGISLTVLWSAVATWMLMDARHSLREALDSRLAASARMVAGLVAQFPNLQELAQSAERPLDIIARDGVACEISVVRSEVEIQAVSRTAGSPDMSQVALGFGTHIHGGKRWRTFVLREGHIQIAAADSIEIRESLVREIMLSAGLPFVVALFGSLLLLWIGIGHGLAPLERIRDLLSRRRPGDDSPLPKVKAPVELQPLLQTIEELLERQQAAIMRERRFTDSAAHELRTPLTGIKTHIQVAHLAAQRPGERNTLDTALSQADQGVQQLQNILQRLLELARLDGQGASKESSQADEAVYAALHALKAIYGDTIDQITLDIRSKPGPVQIEKSLLTVAVQNLIDNALRYTKAQQPISLRIEAGEPGYLRISVLDHGPGLSDSERDLAMNRFWRGSQQQAGYGLGLSIVNAIATQHGGTLELLNRQSGGLEARLTVPLTDAPPLYS from the coding sequence ATGAGCTTACGCCTTAGATTGCTGCTGGTTATCGGCATTTCCCTGACCGTACTCTGGAGTGCGGTCGCCACTTGGATGCTGATGGATGCGCGTCACTCTTTACGTGAGGCGCTCGATAGCCGACTGGCAGCATCGGCCCGCATGGTGGCCGGACTGGTAGCCCAATTCCCGAACTTGCAGGAGCTGGCCCAATCGGCCGAGCGCCCTTTGGACATCATCGCTCGCGATGGCGTGGCTTGTGAAATCAGCGTGGTGCGCAGCGAAGTGGAAATCCAGGCTGTCAGCCGCACGGCGGGCAGCCCCGACATGTCACAAGTGGCGTTAGGCTTTGGCACGCATATCCATGGCGGCAAGCGCTGGCGCACCTTTGTCCTGCGCGAAGGCCATATCCAGATTGCCGCTGCCGACAGCATAGAAATACGCGAGTCGCTGGTACGGGAAATCATGCTCTCGGCCGGTCTACCCTTTGTGGTGGCCTTGTTTGGCAGCCTGCTGCTTTTGTGGATTGGTATCGGTCACGGCCTGGCGCCACTGGAACGAATTCGGGATTTGCTGTCCCGCCGCCGTCCGGGTGACGATAGCCCGCTGCCCAAAGTCAAAGCCCCGGTTGAGCTGCAACCTTTGCTACAAACCATTGAAGAACTGCTGGAACGCCAACAAGCCGCCATCATGCGCGAGCGCCGCTTTACCGATAGCGCCGCCCACGAACTGCGCACCCCGCTGACAGGCATCAAAACCCATATTCAAGTTGCCCATCTGGCCGCCCAGCGTCCTGGCGAGCGCAACACGCTGGATACCGCCTTGAGCCAGGCGGACCAAGGCGTGCAGCAACTACAGAACATTTTGCAGCGACTGCTGGAACTGGCCCGCCTGGACGGTCAAGGCGCCAGCAAGGAAAGCAGCCAGGCGGACGAGGCCGTGTATGCCGCCTTGCATGCGCTTAAAGCCATTTATGGCGATACCATCGACCAGATCACGCTGGATATACGCAGCAAACCCGGCCCGGTGCAGATTGAAAAATCCCTGCTGACAGTGGCCGTGCAGAACCTGATCGACAATGCCTTGCGCTATACCAAGGCGCAGCAGCCAATCAGCCTGCGGATTGAGGCCGGAGAACCAGGCTACCTGCGTATCAGTGTCCTGGACCACGGTCCCGGCTTGAGCGACAGCGAACGGGATCTGGCCATGAACCGCTTTTGGCGCGGCTCGCAGCAGCAGGCGGGATATGGACTGGGTTTATCCATTGTGAATGCCATCGCCACCCAGCATGGCGGCACACTGGAACTGTTGAATCGTCAAAGTGGCGGTCTGGAAGCGCGTCTGACCGTGCCCCTGACAGACGCACCGCCGCTCTACAGCTAA
- a CDS encoding isochorismatase family protein translates to MRQILLVVDVQSCFSPPPWLIDGINALSTRLPCAALIELHDESQTPFSSQLGWCPPRSDRCLVDAKQIFIKHGYAPSPAAMEYLQQCQADRILVCGIQTDTCVLAAGFALFDAGLHPTLITDLTVGSSLDRSGELGIKLWKHHFGRTIHSSELLAQLDQS, encoded by the coding sequence ATGCGACAGATCCTGCTTGTTGTCGATGTGCAAAGCTGCTTTTCACCACCCCCGTGGCTGATTGACGGCATTAACGCCCTGAGCACCCGCCTGCCTTGCGCGGCCTTGATTGAACTGCACGACGAGTCACAAACGCCTTTTTCCAGCCAACTGGGCTGGTGCCCACCACGCAGCGATCGCTGTCTGGTCGATGCCAAACAAATCTTCATCAAGCACGGCTATGCCCCCAGCCCGGCGGCGATGGAGTATTTGCAGCAATGCCAGGCCGATCGCATTCTGGTCTGCGGCATTCAAACCGATACCTGCGTACTGGCAGCCGGTTTTGCCTTGTTTGATGCCGGGCTGCACCCCACCCTGATTACGGATCTGACGGTAGGCTCGTCCCTGGATCGCTCCGGCGAGCTGGGTATCAAGCTGTGGAAGCACCACTTCGGGCGCACGATTCACAGCAGCGAACTGTTGGCTCAACTGGACCAGTCATAA
- a CDS encoding NAD(P)/FAD-dependent oxidoreductase codes for MSTPLNSSRRQWLSRVGKTSVAGLALSTLPVYARSSSAHVIVVGGGFGGATAARYLKRGDPSLKVTLIEPATTFYTCPFTNLYLAGLRRFEQQGHGFDDLRAAGIDVIHDLATAVDSQAKTLTLSKGQKLSYDKLLLSPGIDFRWNTLEGYDEAASLLAPHAWKAGDQTRLLKSQLDAMPNGGTFIMVAPENPFRCPPGPYERASMVAHYFKQNKPKSKILILDAKDSFSKQGLFQDGWKQVYGDMIEWVPFSKDGKVTRVDAAKLSVETEFGEIHKADVLNVIPPQKAGAIAEQAGVTNASGWVPIDPHTFESEQVKDIYVVGDATIASPMPKSGFSANTQAKLAAASIINALSGKPAPQATLSNTCYSLIAPDYGISVGHLYAFADDKLAEASGGVSPKEASPAFRKQEAQYGEAWYAAISRDIWGTKG; via the coding sequence ATGAGCACCCCCTTGAACTCCTCCCGTCGCCAATGGCTGAGCCGTGTCGGTAAAACCAGTGTGGCTGGCCTGGCCTTAAGCACCCTGCCGGTGTACGCACGCAGCAGCTCGGCCCATGTGATTGTGGTCGGCGGCGGCTTTGGCGGGGCAACGGCTGCCCGTTACTTGAAGCGCGGTGATCCGTCCCTGAAAGTCACCTTGATTGAACCGGCCACCACGTTCTACACCTGCCCCTTCACCAATCTGTATCTGGCCGGTTTGCGCCGCTTTGAACAGCAAGGCCACGGTTTCGATGATTTGCGCGCTGCCGGGATCGACGTGATTCACGACCTGGCCACCGCCGTCGACTCCCAGGCCAAGACCCTGACCCTGTCCAAGGGCCAGAAGCTGTCCTACGACAAGCTGCTGCTCTCGCCTGGCATTGATTTTCGCTGGAACACGCTGGAGGGCTATGACGAGGCCGCTTCCTTGCTGGCTCCGCACGCCTGGAAAGCGGGCGATCAAACCCGTTTGCTGAAAAGCCAGCTGGATGCCATGCCCAATGGCGGCACCTTCATTATGGTGGCCCCCGAAAACCCCTTCCGCTGCCCGCCCGGCCCGTACGAGCGCGCCAGCATGGTGGCCCACTACTTCAAGCAGAACAAACCCAAATCCAAGATTCTGATTCTGGATGCCAAAGACAGCTTCTCCAAACAAGGCCTGTTCCAGGACGGCTGGAAACAAGTCTATGGCGACATGATTGAATGGGTGCCCTTCTCCAAAGACGGCAAAGTCACCCGCGTGGATGCGGCCAAGCTAAGCGTGGAAACCGAGTTTGGCGAGATTCACAAAGCTGACGTGCTGAACGTCATCCCGCCACAAAAAGCCGGGGCCATTGCCGAGCAGGCCGGTGTCACCAACGCCAGCGGCTGGGTGCCGATTGACCCGCATACCTTCGAGTCCGAGCAGGTCAAGGACATCTATGTGGTGGGCGATGCCACCATTGCCTCGCCCATGCCCAAGTCGGGTTTCTCGGCCAATACACAGGCCAAGCTGGCAGCGGCCTCCATCATTAATGCCTTGAGCGGCAAGCCTGCACCACAGGCCACACTAAGCAATACCTGCTACAGTTTGATCGCTCCCGACTACGGCATTTCCGTGGGGCACTTGTACGCCTTTGCCGATGACAAGTTGGCCGAAGCCTCCGGCGGGGTCAGCCCCAAAGAAGCCAGCCCGGCCTTTCGCAAGCAGGAAGCCCAGTATGGCGAGGCCTGGTATGCCGCGATCAGTCGCGACATCTGGGGCACCAAAGGCTAA
- a CDS encoding SLC13 family permease, with protein sequence MHWLSIAVLGGMFVLATALPINMGLIAFVGAFLVGTLVAGMGAKEIMGGFPADLFLTLAGITYLFALAQNNGTINWLVSMAVRAVRGRIAAIPWIMFLITAALTAVGAVSPAAVAIIAPIALGFARQYGINPLLMGLLVIHGAQGGGFSPISIYGGITNRVVSAAGLPLNEMATMMASLGINLAVSILLFVWMGGLKLMRQKVDLSSADVNVARVAHGSGGPQVFGDAEAEAFGEERKTARKSPDALVEAGNGASEAPHWYRVSTLAGLFILAVLTLFFKQDIGFTSITIGLVLTLMAPNLQKRALGQVSWPEIMLIVGVSTYVGVMESMGTIDFVGHSVAQLTSPLMAALLLLFVGAVVSAFASSTAVLGSLIPLAVPFLQGDGGVGPVGFIAAMAVSSTIVDVSPFSTNGALVLANAQGVSRDAFFRQLLLYGAAVTVIAPVVVWLLFVVL encoded by the coding sequence ATGCATTGGCTATCCATTGCCGTATTAGGAGGTATGTTCGTGCTGGCAACTGCCCTGCCCATCAATATGGGGCTGATTGCTTTTGTAGGCGCTTTTCTGGTGGGTACGCTGGTGGCGGGCATGGGCGCCAAAGAAATCATGGGCGGCTTTCCGGCTGACCTGTTTTTGACACTGGCCGGTATTACCTATTTGTTCGCTCTGGCTCAGAACAACGGCACGATCAACTGGCTGGTCAGTATGGCCGTGCGAGCAGTGCGTGGCCGCATCGCCGCCATTCCCTGGATCATGTTTCTGATCACGGCCGCATTGACCGCTGTCGGTGCCGTCAGCCCGGCTGCCGTTGCCATCATCGCCCCGATTGCACTGGGCTTTGCCCGCCAGTACGGCATCAACCCGCTCCTGATGGGCTTGCTGGTGATACATGGTGCGCAAGGGGGCGGCTTCTCACCAATCAGTATTTATGGCGGCATCACCAACCGTGTGGTCAGCGCCGCCGGTTTGCCCTTGAATGAAATGGCCACCATGATGGCCAGCCTGGGCATCAACCTGGCCGTGTCCATTTTGCTGTTCGTGTGGATGGGTGGTTTGAAGCTGATGCGTCAGAAAGTGGACTTAAGTTCAGCAGACGTAAACGTTGCCCGCGTGGCCCATGGCTCGGGTGGCCCGCAAGTATTCGGCGATGCCGAAGCCGAAGCCTTTGGCGAAGAGCGCAAGACTGCCCGGAAAAGTCCCGATGCCCTGGTCGAAGCCGGCAATGGTGCCAGCGAGGCCCCGCACTGGTATCGCGTCTCGACCCTGGCAGGCCTGTTCATCCTGGCCGTTCTGACCTTGTTTTTCAAACAGGATATTGGCTTTACCTCGATCACCATCGGTCTGGTACTGACCTTGATGGCCCCCAATCTGCAAAAACGCGCGCTGGGCCAAGTGTCCTGGCCTGAAATCATGCTGATTGTGGGTGTCAGCACCTATGTGGGCGTGATGGAATCCATGGGCACGATTGACTTTGTCGGCCATAGCGTTGCCCAGCTGACCTCTCCCTTGATGGCGGCCTTGCTGCTGCTTTTTGTGGGTGCGGTTGTGTCGGCTTTTGCTTCTTCCACCGCCGTGCTGGGTTCGCTGATTCCACTGGCCGTGCCCTTTTTGCAAGGCGATGGCGGCGTGGGGCCGGTGGGCTTTATTGCGGCCATGGCTGTATCCTCCACCATTGTGGACGTCAGCCCCTTCTCCACCAATGGCGCACTGGTACTGGCCAATGCCCAGGGAGTGTCGCGTGATGCCTTCTTCCGTCAACTTTTGCTGTACGGTGCTGCCGTCACGGTTATTGCCCCGGTCGTCGTCTGGCTGCTGTTTGTGGTGCTCTGA
- a CDS encoding response regulator: protein MHVLLVEDDALVASGIVAGLRLHGLTVDHVGTASLADTALLSSHFDVCILDLGLPDQDGLTLLRRWREQGRKLPILILTARDALHHRVEGLLGGGDDYVIKPFDLDELLARLHVLTRRVAGHETDCIEYGRLSFCASTGHVTLDGKPVSLARRELSLLRALLNKPHTILSAEQLCDSVYGYDQDLESNAINVHIYHLRRKLGSNIVETVRGLGYKLGPAG from the coding sequence ATGCACGTTTTACTTGTTGAAGATGATGCGCTTGTCGCCAGCGGAATTGTGGCGGGCTTGCGACTGCATGGGCTCACCGTAGACCACGTGGGCACGGCCAGCCTGGCCGACACAGCCTTGCTGTCTTCGCACTTTGATGTCTGTATTCTGGATCTGGGTTTGCCCGATCAGGACGGGCTGACGCTGCTGCGTCGCTGGCGTGAACAAGGCCGCAAATTGCCCATACTGATTTTGACGGCCCGCGACGCCCTGCATCACCGGGTCGAAGGGCTGCTGGGCGGGGGCGATGACTACGTCATCAAACCATTTGACCTGGACGAACTGCTGGCACGTCTGCATGTCTTGACACGACGCGTGGCCGGTCATGAAACCGATTGCATTGAATATGGACGGCTCAGCTTCTGTGCGTCCACCGGCCATGTCACGCTGGATGGCAAGCCAGTCAGCCTGGCGCGTCGCGAACTGTCCTTGTTGCGCGCCCTGCTCAACAAACCCCACACCATCCTGAGCGCCGAACAACTGTGCGACAGCGTTTATGGCTACGACCAGGACCTGGAAAGCAATGCCATCAATGTGCACATCTACCATTTGCGCCGCAAGCTGGGCAGCAATATTGTCGAGACCGTGCGCGGCCTGGGCTACAAACTGGGGCCTGCCGGCTAG
- a CDS encoding thiosulfate oxidation carrier protein SoxY encodes MTSSKLPSRFVRRRQLVLGCAAGLGAAWLPINLHAQVAFDQLLKPATAAQVQAIVDEFLKGASPEEKGMKLDMPALGDNPAAVPVKVVLDLPASDDVYCQELIILAQGNPHPLACRFNFTALAGTTEVAVRLRLIETQTIRALARLSDGRVLSAQHHITVTAGGCGM; translated from the coding sequence ATGACTTCCTCTAAACTTCCTTCCCGTTTTGTCCGCCGCCGCCAGCTTGTGCTGGGCTGTGCCGCCGGACTGGGCGCCGCGTGGCTGCCCATCAATCTGCATGCGCAAGTTGCCTTTGATCAATTGCTGAAACCGGCCACTGCGGCCCAGGTCCAAGCCATTGTGGACGAGTTCCTGAAAGGCGCCAGCCCAGAAGAAAAAGGCATGAAGCTGGATATGCCCGCTCTGGGCGACAACCCCGCCGCAGTGCCCGTCAAAGTGGTGCTGGACTTGCCCGCAAGCGACGATGTGTACTGCCAGGAGCTGATCATTCTGGCCCAGGGCAACCCGCATCCGCTGGCCTGCCGCTTCAACTTCACGGCCCTGGCCGGAACAACGGAAGTGGCCGTTCGTCTGCGTCTGATTGAAACCCAAACCATCCGCGCCCTGGCACGGTTAAGCGATGGCCGCGTCCTGAGCGCCCAGCATCACATCACCGTGACGGCTGGTGGCTGCGGCATGTAA
- a CDS encoding FAD-dependent oxidoreductase yields MKRRNFLLATPAAALGTLVLPSTSLSAPAIITNTSQILPRHTKGPRIVICGGGWGGMTAAKYLSKLVPQAQVVLIERNPTFWSGPMSNKWLIDIVNTDFLNHDMLAPSIKYGYSLVHAEVTAIERDKKTVRTTQGALEYDYLILSGGIRNAYDAWFGNDTYAAEYTRQRFPNAYIPNAEMFALKNKLKAFKGGTIVMTLPPPPHRCPPSPYERACLMAWHIKTNKIPGKIIILDPKPTIAPIGEGYRAAFQELYPDIITHVPNARVREVDPFKKHIKTTAGDFDFDDAVLMPPHQAADMVWNAGLVGTGPDGKPTGWANIDPRLFTARDDDNVYVVGDSMGFISDQFGHYPKSAHVAHAVAKIVSQNLAERIAGKEVVPVLPDNLCYMMVNGDPQEEISVKFEYELDASGKVLQTQIDMDVRTPDLVQEDFQWIQSRFNDFL; encoded by the coding sequence ATGAAACGTAGAAACTTCCTGCTGGCCACCCCAGCCGCCGCACTTGGAACACTGGTTCTGCCCTCCACCAGCCTGTCTGCCCCCGCCATCATCACCAACACCAGCCAAATCCTGCCGCGCCACACCAAAGGCCCGCGCATTGTCATTTGTGGTGGCGGTTGGGGCGGGATGACAGCCGCCAAATACCTGTCCAAACTGGTGCCGCAGGCGCAAGTAGTATTGATCGAGCGCAACCCCACGTTCTGGTCCGGCCCCATGAGCAACAAGTGGCTGATTGACATCGTCAACACCGATTTTCTGAACCACGACATGCTGGCGCCATCCATCAAATACGGCTACAGCCTGGTGCATGCCGAAGTCACCGCTATCGAGCGCGACAAGAAAACGGTGCGCACAACCCAGGGTGCGCTGGAATACGATTACCTGATTCTGTCGGGCGGCATACGCAATGCCTACGACGCCTGGTTCGGCAATGATACTTATGCGGCGGAATACACCCGCCAGCGCTTCCCCAACGCCTACATCCCAAATGCCGAGATGTTCGCCTTGAAGAACAAGCTCAAGGCCTTCAAGGGTGGCACCATTGTGATGACGTTGCCCCCGCCGCCCCATCGCTGCCCGCCCTCGCCCTACGAGCGCGCCTGTCTGATGGCCTGGCATATCAAGACCAACAAGATTCCGGGCAAGATCATTATTCTGGACCCCAAGCCCACCATCGCCCCCATTGGCGAAGGCTACCGCGCGGCTTTCCAGGAGCTGTATCCAGACATCATCACCCACGTACCCAATGCCCGGGTGCGCGAAGTAGACCCCTTCAAGAAACACATCAAGACCACCGCTGGCGACTTTGATTTTGACGACGCCGTGCTGATGCCCCCGCATCAGGCCGCCGACATGGTCTGGAATGCGGGCCTGGTCGGCACAGGTCCTGACGGCAAGCCAACAGGCTGGGCCAATATTGACCCGCGCCTGTTCACCGCCCGTGACGACGACAATGTTTACGTGGTCGGGGACTCCATGGGCTTTATTTCCGACCAGTTCGGCCACTACCCCAAGAGCGCTCACGTGGCGCACGCGGTGGCCAAAATCGTTTCCCAGAATCTGGCGGAGCGCATTGCGGGCAAGGAAGTGGTGCCCGTCCTGCCCGACAACCTGTGCTACATGATGGTCAACGGGGATCCGCAAGAAGAAATCTCGGTCAAGTTTGAATACGAGCTGGACGCAAGCGGCAAGGTTCTGCAAACGCAGATTGATATGGACGTACGTACCCCCGACCTTGTTCAAGAAGACTTCCAGTGGATCCAGAGCCGTTTCAATGACTTCCTCTAA
- a CDS encoding YeeE/YedE family protein, with the protein MMNTELVLWVSLAIGLLFGIGGQLSGFCFYRGLTERWSGRNGYKLQGFALALAVALAGTQLAAGYGLISLDKILYLNPTFSWLLVPLGGVLFGAGMTLANGCGARALVLLGQGNLRSFVVVLCLGIAAYITLTGLLAPLRMSIAQASSVTLPAVTLPEGPVRSIVIVLIVAALIAFSLLRRQDGQRLNDLLAGAFVGLLIVAGWLTTGWLGDDPFEPLPVSSLSFVAPIGESIQYAMISTGMSPRFTIMIVVGVVAGSLLSALLRRRWKLEGFESPRHMLRSMAGGTLMGVGGVLALGCTIGQGLSGLSTLSATSLLAVLGIIVGARLTWARPSA; encoded by the coding sequence ATGATGAATACAGAACTTGTACTGTGGGTCAGCTTGGCCATTGGCCTGCTCTTTGGCATTGGCGGCCAGCTCAGTGGTTTTTGCTTTTATCGTGGCTTGACCGAGCGCTGGTCCGGGCGCAACGGCTACAAGCTCCAGGGTTTTGCCCTGGCGCTGGCCGTCGCCCTGGCCGGGACACAACTGGCCGCAGGCTATGGCCTGATCAGTCTGGACAAGATCCTGTACCTGAACCCCACCTTTTCCTGGCTGCTGGTGCCGCTGGGTGGCGTGTTGTTTGGTGCCGGCATGACGTTGGCCAATGGCTGCGGTGCCCGTGCTCTGGTTTTGCTGGGACAGGGGAATCTTCGCTCCTTTGTCGTCGTGCTTTGTCTGGGCATCGCCGCCTATATCACCTTGACGGGCCTGTTGGCACCGCTGCGCATGAGCATCGCCCAAGCCAGCAGTGTCACCCTGCCAGCGGTCACTCTGCCCGAAGGCCCCGTCCGATCTATTGTGATTGTCCTCATTGTCGCGGCGCTGATCGCTTTTTCCCTGCTGCGCCGACAGGACGGCCAACGCCTCAATGACCTGCTGGCCGGAGCATTCGTAGGACTGCTGATTGTGGCAGGCTGGCTGACCACGGGCTGGCTGGGAGATGATCCCTTCGAGCCTTTGCCCGTCAGCTCGCTAAGTTTTGTCGCCCCAATTGGTGAAAGCATTCAATACGCCATGATCTCCACCGGCATGAGCCCGCGCTTTACCATCATGATTGTGGTTGGGGTGGTGGCCGGTTCCTTGCTAAGCGCCCTGCTGCGTCGCCGCTGGAAGCTGGAAGGTTTTGAGTCACCCCGCCACATGCTGCGCTCCATGGCAGGCGGTACCTTGATGGGAGTCGGTGGCGTGCTGGCCCTGGGCTGCACCATAGGCCAGGGTTTAAGCGGCCTGTCCACCTTGTCGGCCACCTCCTTGCTGGCGGTACTGGGCATCATCGTCGGTGCACGCCTGACCTGGGCCCGCCCAAGCGCCTGA